A single genomic interval of Bradyrhizobium sp. sBnM-33 harbors:
- a CDS encoding lytic transglycosylase domain-containing protein, which yields MEPSFVVAEAQSEPATTSNSHTGTVTASVEHSQEPDATNVVTAPYESATRADGAAHAVASIKEEAASPNSICEAVRTAAEEHDIPIGFLARLLWQESRFKTAEVSSAGAQGIAQFMPRTAVEMGLRDPFDPLQAIPASARFLRKLYNQFGNLGLAAAAYNAGGGRIEKWLSRRGALPKETRAYVKIITGHKAEAWTDEDNTVHMPTDLPDKAPCEGVGGLSKEDQIAEVPVDLAPSISGMLRKADIAEESHAAVKKRRVVASRTARAVRTAFRNAHARVTRLAAKAATRKLGKQSGTRFASAAGSGSRTKSSKASREL from the coding sequence ATGGAACCATCTTTCGTTGTCGCCGAAGCGCAATCGGAACCCGCCACGACATCGAATTCTCACACAGGAACTGTGACCGCGTCGGTCGAGCATTCGCAAGAACCGGACGCAACAAACGTCGTCACCGCGCCGTACGAGTCGGCAACGAGAGCCGATGGCGCGGCTCATGCGGTCGCCTCGATAAAGGAGGAGGCCGCGTCACCGAATTCGATCTGTGAGGCGGTCAGGACTGCCGCCGAGGAACACGATATTCCGATCGGGTTTCTCGCGCGCCTGCTCTGGCAGGAAAGCAGGTTTAAAACGGCGGAGGTCAGTTCGGCAGGCGCGCAGGGCATTGCGCAATTCATGCCGCGAACGGCGGTCGAAATGGGCTTGAGAGACCCGTTCGATCCGCTGCAGGCGATTCCTGCGTCGGCAAGATTTCTTCGCAAGCTTTATAATCAGTTCGGAAATCTCGGGCTTGCGGCGGCAGCGTACAATGCGGGCGGCGGCAGGATCGAGAAGTGGTTATCGCGACGCGGCGCGTTGCCGAAGGAAACGCGCGCTTACGTCAAGATCATCACCGGCCACAAGGCCGAAGCCTGGACAGACGAAGACAATACCGTCCACATGCCGACGGACCTGCCGGATAAGGCGCCATGTGAAGGGGTCGGCGGCCTGTCGAAGGAAGACCAGATCGCCGAAGTGCCCGTCGATCTGGCGCCTTCCATCAGCGGGATGTTGCGAAAGGCCGACATTGCCGAAGAGAGCCACGCGGCTGTCAAAAAGCGGCGGGTTGTTGCAAGCCGAACCGCGAGGGCTGTACGTACCGCGTTCCGGAATGCGCATGCCCGGGTGACCCGGCTGGCAGCAAAGGCTGCGACACGGAAGCTCGGCAAACAATCCGGTACCCGCTTTGCGTCGGCCGCCGGCAGCGGCAGCCGGACAAAGTCATCGAAAGCATCGCGGGAACTATAG
- a CDS encoding MFS transporter — protein MRVSGPVAYIALYAALYAAFGVASPFWPKFFETRALTPEQIGVILAAALLARLVAGPLVGMFADFLQSLRLVLACCAVLAGATAVALLWADGFWMLLLLALVQAVALAPTTSVADALAVNAAKPQMAGRPFEYGWIRGAASAAFVCGTLLIGQLITSTDLTRVIWLNAALLVAAAGATALVPRVSAPTATHTGASQLASEVRGLLGIARFRVLILVSALIYGSHAMHDAFAVIRWSNAGIDTSVISVLWSEAVAAEVIVFLLIGPALLNRIGARGAAALAAAAGIIRWSVAGTTTSVVALAMVQPLHGLTFALLHLSCMRLMAALVPARMAATAQAIYAFGSGAVTAALTLLSGLFYARYGGGAFVAMAVLCGLALPLAWFGFTDARDISARAR, from the coding sequence ATGCGCGTTTCTGGGCCAGTCGCCTACATAGCTCTTTACGCCGCGTTGTACGCGGCGTTCGGCGTTGCATCGCCGTTCTGGCCGAAGTTTTTTGAAACCAGAGCGCTCACGCCCGAGCAGATCGGTGTGATACTGGCGGCGGCGTTGCTGGCGCGTCTTGTCGCCGGTCCACTCGTCGGGATGTTTGCAGACTTCCTGCAATCGTTGCGCCTCGTGCTCGCATGCTGCGCCGTCCTGGCAGGAGCAACGGCTGTGGCGTTGCTGTGGGCCGATGGTTTCTGGATGTTGCTGCTTCTGGCGCTGGTTCAAGCCGTGGCACTAGCCCCAACGACGTCGGTGGCCGACGCGTTGGCGGTCAACGCGGCCAAGCCGCAGATGGCGGGGCGGCCTTTCGAATACGGCTGGATCCGCGGCGCCGCGTCGGCGGCTTTCGTCTGCGGTACGCTGCTCATCGGGCAACTCATCACTTCCACTGACCTGACGCGTGTGATCTGGCTGAACGCAGCCCTGCTTGTCGCTGCCGCTGGGGCAACCGCGCTGGTGCCTAGGGTTTCAGCTCCCACGGCGACGCATACCGGCGCATCGCAGCTTGCGAGCGAGGTTCGTGGACTCCTTGGGATCGCGCGATTCCGAGTCCTGATACTAGTCTCTGCTCTGATCTATGGCAGCCATGCCATGCATGACGCCTTTGCGGTGATCAGGTGGAGCAATGCCGGAATAGACACCTCCGTCATAAGCGTGTTGTGGTCGGAGGCCGTCGCTGCAGAGGTCATCGTATTCTTGCTGATCGGACCGGCCTTGCTCAACCGGATCGGCGCGCGTGGTGCGGCGGCATTGGCTGCAGCAGCCGGAATCATCCGCTGGTCGGTTGCGGGGACCACGACTTCCGTTGTGGCGCTCGCGATGGTGCAGCCGCTGCACGGATTGACGTTCGCACTGCTGCATCTGTCTTGCATGCGATTGATGGCCGCTCTTGTCCCCGCCAGAATGGCCGCAACGGCTCAAGCAATCTACGCGTTTGGTTCAGGCGCGGTGACAGCCGCACTGACGCTGCTTTCGGGGCTTTTCTATGCCAGGTATGGCGGAGGGGCGTTCGTTGCGATGGCGGTGCTCTGCGGCCTAGCGTTGCCGCTCGCCTGGTTTGGCTTTACCGATGCTCGGGATATTTCTGCCCGCGCACGCTGA
- a CDS encoding peptidoglycan-binding protein, with the protein MGQIGRSTDPSTADNRDDVAGSEVASFRYNNPGAQYPSARAARFGQTGYGIIGGGHKIARFPSPVNGAASNFDLLSRSYVGMRIGEAGTKWTGAHGFGVPGYDPNATLTKEMVDDPVQAIALLKAIAGRESGKGNNLTEEQWRQAHRMYKAGSADAFLNSLPAVAVAQPPASGVPSGAGLVQRARAHIGEQYVNTQVPKDDPHWHGPWDCAEFVSWLVYQEAGTLYGCVDHTALPAKADAYTGAWKADLERLGKRVSVEEAAATVGGIVLRYPPGPGKMGHIAVCDGNGGTIEAKGRRYGVVADTVHGRGWHTGILIPGISYDNAAPIKVNPPAIIYEVGAPNMDMAVVARIQAALAAKGFDPGLIDGEFGLNTQAAVLRFQEAEGMVVDGAVGSETAAALGVSLGAEVVQPGVAVAETGPAAGAAALDLQQLLPLILMLLSKEKPMAADPAKPGQGLELLLPLILQSALTGKQLDITQLLTVLATGKPAAMPAVTPIANAPVLAQPVNTVPAPVVAQPATPQQPAAAPPVDLITVLMPLLYERLTGKPLPGTEKPDKPAEPLAPAMSRPSVQLSAGMLGIVTLLQSAGILNLPFNLGAIAGQAPTTAAPVSGSTLATIIPIITGVIGATGGFGAIGGIASKLLGGLLSAFGKK; encoded by the coding sequence ATGGGTCAAATTGGCAGGTCTACCGATCCTTCAACCGCTGATAATCGCGACGACGTCGCAGGCAGCGAGGTCGCTTCGTTCCGCTACAACAATCCCGGCGCTCAATATCCGAGCGCACGCGCCGCGCGCTTTGGCCAGACCGGCTATGGCATCATCGGCGGCGGCCACAAGATCGCGCGCTTTCCCTCGCCGGTGAACGGCGCCGCCTCGAATTTCGATTTGTTGTCGCGCAGCTATGTCGGCATGCGGATCGGCGAGGCCGGAACGAAGTGGACCGGCGCCCACGGTTTCGGCGTGCCCGGCTATGACCCGAACGCCACCCTGACCAAGGAGATGGTCGACGATCCCGTGCAGGCCATTGCCTTGCTGAAGGCCATTGCCGGCCGCGAGTCGGGCAAAGGCAATAACCTGACCGAGGAGCAGTGGCGTCAGGCGCATCGAATGTACAAGGCCGGCAGCGCCGATGCCTTCCTGAACAGCCTGCCCGCTGTAGCCGTTGCCCAGCCACCTGCGAGCGGTGTGCCCTCAGGTGCGGGCCTGGTTCAGCGCGCCCGCGCGCATATCGGCGAGCAATACGTCAACACGCAGGTACCGAAGGACGATCCGCATTGGCATGGTCCGTGGGACTGCGCCGAGTTCGTTTCATGGCTGGTCTATCAGGAAGCCGGTACGCTTTACGGCTGCGTCGACCACACGGCGCTGCCTGCCAAGGCCGATGCCTATACCGGCGCCTGGAAGGCTGACCTCGAACGGCTCGGTAAGCGCGTTTCGGTGGAGGAGGCGGCGGCAACCGTCGGCGGCATCGTGCTCCGCTATCCGCCTGGTCCGGGCAAGATGGGCCACATCGCAGTATGCGACGGCAACGGCGGCACCATCGAGGCAAAGGGACGGCGTTACGGCGTGGTGGCCGACACAGTGCACGGCCGCGGCTGGCATACCGGCATCCTGATTCCCGGCATTTCCTATGACAATGCCGCACCGATCAAGGTCAACCCGCCCGCCATCATCTACGAGGTCGGTGCGCCGAACATGGATATGGCCGTGGTTGCGCGCATCCAGGCGGCGCTGGCCGCCAAAGGCTTCGATCCCGGCCTGATCGACGGCGAGTTCGGATTAAACACGCAAGCAGCCGTGCTGCGTTTTCAGGAAGCCGAGGGCATGGTCGTCGATGGCGCGGTCGGGTCGGAGACGGCGGCGGCGCTCGGGGTCTCGCTCGGGGCCGAAGTCGTCCAGCCCGGCGTCGCCGTGGCGGAGACGGGTCCCGCCGCTGGCGCTGCCGCGCTCGACCTGCAGCAACTGCTCCCGCTCATTCTCATGTTGCTATCGAAGGAGAAACCGATGGCTGCCGATCCTGCCAAGCCGGGCCAAGGCCTCGAACTGCTGCTGCCGCTGATTTTGCAGTCGGCACTTACCGGCAAGCAGCTCGACATCACGCAGCTTCTTACCGTGCTTGCGACCGGCAAGCCCGCTGCGATGCCGGCGGTCACGCCGATCGCCAATGCGCCGGTGCTCGCGCAACCTGTCAACACCGTCCCGGCGCCGGTCGTCGCGCAGCCGGCAACGCCGCAACAGCCGGCCGCCGCGCCGCCGGTCGATCTCATCACCGTGCTGATGCCGCTGCTCTACGAGCGGCTGACCGGCAAGCCACTTCCAGGCACCGAAAAACCGGACAAGCCTGCCGAGCCGCTCGCGCCGGCGATGTCGCGGCCGAGCGTACAGCTTTCAGCGGGCATGCTTGGTATCGTCACCCTGCTGCAGTCGGCGGGCATTCTCAACCTGCCCTTCAATCTGGGAGCGATTGCTGGTCAGGCGCCAACCACAGCCGCGCCGGTTTCAGGTTCGACGCTGGCGACGATAATTCCGATCATCACCGGCGTGATCGGCGCCACCGGCGGCTTCGGCGCGATCGGCGGAATAGCATCGAAGCTGCTGGGCGGACTGCTCAGCGCGTTCGGGAAGAAATGA
- a CDS encoding caspase family protein, which produces MIALLFGHRHARPGHAMALVLALALMLPGAGASEAAPSDNRAKLWNSCRADDNEAGLAACMAIISTPGISKRERAIAYYNRCYKFITRHDYRNALASCDRCLEDNPSFVEAWLNRALIRSGFGQFDLAIIDATKALAVANNNSDRADALRNRAAAHVRRGSIAESRADLDQAARLQPGGIYNFIHQADFLVQLGRPDEALQQIARARAARVSGNSSQQKTSADIGLLHGKALVALKRYPEALPVLDALLKIDPQNAEAFALKSVALGRTNNIAAARDALSTARRLPLSSPDAADVFREAEQLVREVDSAMAPPRGEPVAPGATPSRERNNRVALVIGNAAYQNVSPLKNAGRDAEALAAEFDALGFRKVTLLRDQTREQMFAALRAFAREAETSDWAVIYFAGHGLEMGGINWLAPVDAQLKTDRDVRLEAVSIDELSTAIEGVRGLRLIVLDACRDNPFAPQMRFTNSTRSLGTGLARVEPEGGTMIAYAAKAGQVAHDGDDDNSPFMKALLNRLKQPGLEISMLFRFVRDDVMAATGRQQEPFVYGSLPSEPFYFRTAATASR; this is translated from the coding sequence ATGATCGCGCTTCTGTTCGGTCATCGCCACGCCCGGCCGGGCCATGCCATGGCGCTTGTGCTAGCGCTTGCGTTGATGTTGCCCGGTGCCGGCGCATCCGAGGCCGCACCTTCCGACAATCGCGCAAAGCTCTGGAATTCCTGCCGTGCAGACGACAACGAGGCCGGCCTCGCAGCCTGTATGGCGATCATCAGCACGCCCGGCATTTCAAAACGAGAGCGCGCGATCGCGTACTACAATCGGTGCTATAAGTTCATCACCCGGCACGACTACAGGAACGCACTCGCCAGCTGCGACCGGTGCCTTGAAGACAATCCCTCCTTCGTCGAAGCATGGCTTAACCGGGCGTTGATCCGCAGCGGGTTCGGCCAATTCGACCTCGCCATCATAGACGCGACCAAGGCGCTCGCGGTCGCGAACAATAATTCCGACCGCGCCGACGCGTTGCGTAACCGCGCCGCTGCCCATGTGCGACGTGGCAGCATCGCGGAGAGCCGGGCTGATCTGGACCAGGCGGCCAGGCTGCAACCTGGCGGCATCTACAATTTCATCCACCAGGCCGACTTCCTGGTGCAACTTGGCCGTCCCGATGAGGCGCTCCAACAGATTGCGCGAGCTCGCGCCGCTCGGGTCAGCGGTAACTCTTCGCAGCAGAAGACTTCCGCCGACATCGGCTTGCTGCACGGAAAAGCCCTCGTGGCGCTGAAGCGTTACCCGGAAGCGCTTCCTGTGCTGGATGCGCTGCTCAAGATCGACCCCCAAAACGCCGAAGCGTTTGCGCTAAAGAGCGTGGCATTGGGTCGAACCAACAACATCGCGGCCGCACGGGATGCGCTGTCCACCGCGCGCCGGCTGCCGCTGTCCAGTCCCGACGCCGCCGACGTGTTCCGCGAGGCGGAGCAGCTTGTGCGCGAGGTGGATAGCGCAATGGCGCCGCCCCGCGGCGAACCGGTCGCGCCGGGCGCAACGCCGTCGCGCGAGCGCAACAATCGGGTTGCGCTGGTGATCGGCAATGCCGCCTATCAGAACGTTTCACCCCTCAAGAATGCGGGCCGCGACGCCGAGGCGCTGGCGGCGGAATTCGACGCGCTTGGCTTCCGCAAGGTGACGCTGCTGCGCGATCAGACGCGCGAACAGATGTTTGCCGCCCTGCGAGCCTTCGCCAGGGAGGCGGAAACGTCTGACTGGGCCGTCATCTATTTTGCCGGCCACGGACTCGAGATGGGCGGAATCAACTGGCTCGCACCTGTCGATGCGCAGTTGAAGACCGATCGCGACGTGCGCCTCGAAGCAGTGTCGATCGACGAGCTCAGCACCGCGATCGAAGGCGTGCGGGGATTGCGGCTCATCGTGCTGGATGCGTGCCGGGACAATCCTTTCGCGCCGCAGATGCGCTTCACTAACAGCACGCGCTCGCTCGGAACGGGGCTAGCGCGCGTGGAGCCCGAGGGCGGGACCATGATCGCCTATGCGGCGAAAGCCGGTCAGGTGGCGCACGATGGGGACGACGACAACTCTCCGTTCATGAAAGCGCTGCTCAATCGGCTGAAGCAGCCGGGGCTGGAGATCTCCATGCTCTTTCGCTTCGTCCGCGATGATGTGATGGCCGCAACCGGACGGCAGCAGGAGCCTTTTGTCTACGGCTCGCTGCCGAGCGAACCCTTTTATTTCCGTACCGCAGCGACAGCTTCGCGGTGA
- a CDS encoding oxygenase MpaB family protein, translating into MVSESDLDATLDVVRAGAAGPAEGIFGPASVTWRIDREAVMFLGAGRALLLQLAHPWVAAAVAEHSRTFADPVGRFHRTFELMFTMVFGSLDGATAAARRLHRRHAMISGVLPEASGRFAQGSSYSANDVAALRWVHATLVETAAIAHDLVLPPLSPEEREQYWAESRLFGALFGLRPADLPADWSSFAEYNAAMAQSDTLSVSTAARDVVHHIFTGSRPWLRPPRWYVALSAQMLPERLRTGFGLDLDERDRRAADRALKWIRRLYPHLPTRLRYVGPYHEAQARLQGKPRLELATRWLNRAWTGRPRLDDSRKK; encoded by the coding sequence TTGGTCTCGGAAAGCGATCTAGACGCTACTCTTGATGTCGTCAGGGCCGGCGCCGCTGGGCCGGCTGAGGGCATCTTTGGCCCGGCGTCGGTGACGTGGCGGATCGACAGGGAAGCCGTGATGTTTCTGGGAGCCGGGCGCGCCTTACTGCTTCAACTGGCGCATCCCTGGGTCGCGGCTGCGGTTGCCGAGCACTCGCGCACCTTTGCCGATCCGGTCGGCCGCTTTCATCGAACCTTTGAGCTGATGTTTACAATGGTGTTCGGTTCGCTCGACGGCGCGACTGCCGCGGCCCGGCGCCTGCATCGGCGGCACGCGATGATCTCCGGCGTGCTTCCCGAGGCGAGCGGCCGCTTCGCCCAAGGCTCATCCTACAGCGCCAACGATGTCGCCGCGCTGCGCTGGGTTCACGCCACCCTCGTCGAAACCGCCGCCATCGCGCACGACCTCGTCTTGCCTCCGCTCTCGCCTGAAGAGCGCGAGCAATATTGGGCCGAAAGCCGGCTGTTCGGCGCGCTGTTCGGGCTGAGACCTGCGGACCTGCCGGCGGATTGGTCATCCTTCGCCGAGTACAACGCCGCCATGGCTCAATCCGATACCTTATCCGTCAGCACCGCGGCGCGTGACGTGGTCCACCACATCTTCACCGGCTCACGTCCATGGTTGCGGCCGCCGCGCTGGTACGTGGCCCTGAGCGCACAGATGCTGCCCGAGCGGCTGCGCACAGGTTTCGGCCTCGATCTCGACGAACGCGATCGGAGGGCCGCGGATCGCGCGCTCAAGTGGATACGCCGCCTATATCCCCACCTGCCGACCCGCCTCCGCTATGTCGGCCCCTATCATGAAGCGCAGGCGCGGCTGCAGGGAAAGCCGCGGCTCGAACTGGCTACCCGGTGGCTCAATCGGGCGTGGACTGGACGACCGCGTCTGGATGACAGCCGGAAGAAATGA
- a CDS encoding Kelch repeat-containing protein — MSSSDLPRLNRRAFVAGAASVTICCAPALAQHAGHGTPSGAALPEAAPSADPFARLQGGTPHHLTTEQIAQRKVDSPAPKGPQGRWTPKAALPLPRSEMAWATAWAGRMHIVGGYGEGRVDRAYHHVYDPKDDRWFNAAPLPRGANHVAVVADAGRVYALGGFIEQNRNPDPNAFAYDVTADKWTTIAPLSRPRAAAAVALDGKIHLIGGAGAPTNERASVGWHEVYDPQTDKWEIRKALPAARDHVGAVAHNGMVHIIGGRFNTFEYNTDLHHVYLPALDTWKERAPLPTARSGHGLVVYRDRLFAMGGEYGVQDKGQISQATVFGQMESYDPQTNTWQSHAPMLTPRHAVGATTIGDAIYVAGGGAVTGGAVQSSVHEAFTLAA; from the coding sequence ATGTCTTCATCCGATCTGCCGCGTCTGAACAGGAGAGCTTTCGTTGCCGGGGCTGCCAGCGTAACCATCTGCTGCGCGCCGGCGCTCGCCCAGCATGCGGGCCATGGCACGCCGTCAGGCGCAGCGCTGCCGGAAGCAGCGCCCTCCGCCGATCCGTTCGCCCGGCTTCAGGGCGGCACGCCGCATCACCTCACCACCGAGCAGATTGCGCAGCGAAAGGTGGACAGTCCGGCGCCGAAGGGCCCGCAGGGGCGCTGGACACCAAAGGCGGCGTTGCCGCTGCCGCGAAGCGAAATGGCCTGGGCCACCGCCTGGGCGGGGCGCATGCATATTGTCGGCGGCTATGGCGAAGGCCGCGTCGACCGCGCCTATCACCACGTTTACGATCCGAAGGACGACCGATGGTTCAACGCCGCGCCATTGCCGCGCGGTGCTAACCATGTCGCCGTCGTGGCGGATGCGGGGCGCGTCTACGCGCTCGGCGGCTTCATCGAGCAGAATCGCAATCCGGATCCGAATGCATTTGCCTACGACGTGACTGCCGACAAGTGGACGACCATCGCCCCATTGTCACGTCCGCGCGCGGCCGCGGCGGTCGCGCTTGACGGCAAGATCCATCTGATCGGCGGCGCCGGCGCGCCCACCAACGAGCGCGCCAGCGTCGGCTGGCATGAGGTCTACGATCCGCAAACCGACAAGTGGGAAATCCGCAAGGCGCTCCCGGCGGCGCGCGACCATGTCGGCGCCGTCGCCCATAACGGCATGGTCCATATCATCGGCGGCCGCTTCAACACCTTTGAATATAACACCGACCTTCACCACGTTTACCTGCCCGCGCTTGACACCTGGAAGGAGCGCGCGCCGCTGCCTACGGCGCGTTCCGGCCACGGCCTCGTGGTTTACCGCGACCGCTTGTTCGCGATGGGCGGCGAATACGGCGTGCAGGACAAAGGTCAGATATCGCAAGCTACAGTATTCGGTCAGATGGAGAGTTACGATCCGCAGACGAACACCTGGCAATCCCACGCGCCGATGCTGACGCCGCGGCACGCGGTCGGCGCCACCACGATTGGCGATGCCATCTACGTTGCCGGCGGCGGCGCGGTGACGGGCGGGGCGGTCCAGTCGTCCGTGCACGAGGCGTTTACACTGGCTGCTTGA
- a CDS encoding peptide ABC transporter substrate-binding protein, with the protein MKERELRDLIADVKTGRLSRRAFVQRMIAVGLSAPMAGMMLSQSGVAMAATALPYKPTKAGGGGVLKLMYWQAITLLNPHFAVGTKDQEGCRIFYEPLAGWDGDGNLVPILAAEIPSKENHGLAEDGRSVVWKLKRGVKWHDGMPFTADDVVFTWEYAKTPETAAVSIANYKDITVEKIDDFTVRLTFAKPTPFWADAFVGNYGMIIPKHLFKDYVGARSREAPHNLKPVGTGPYLFVDFKPGDMLRGKINPNYHVANRPHFDEVEVKGGGDAVSAARAVLQSGEYDYAWNMLVEEDILLKLEAAGKGRVNITPSGNVEFMSLNSTDPAVEVDGERASIKTRHPLFSDPAVRQAINLLIDRASIEKFIYGRTARATPNFLNNPERFRSKNTKFEFNIEKANQILEAAGWKKGGDGIRAKDGKPLKFVFQTSINAPRQKTQAIVKQACQKAGIDIELKSVVGSVFFSSDAANPDTYTHFYCDAQMYNTTMPQADPQFFMNQYVSWQIANKENKWQGRNVSRWQSKEYDEIYKQVERELDAVKRAALFIKLNDLVVTDNYIQPIVSRSRVAALGNKLTAHISGWDNDLWQLASWYREA; encoded by the coding sequence ATGAAAGAGCGGGAACTGCGAGACCTGATTGCTGACGTCAAGACTGGCCGGTTGTCGCGGCGGGCCTTTGTCCAGCGAATGATCGCCGTCGGCCTTTCGGCGCCGATGGCCGGGATGATGCTGAGCCAGTCCGGGGTCGCGATGGCTGCGACCGCGCTACCCTACAAGCCGACCAAGGCCGGCGGCGGCGGCGTGCTGAAACTGATGTATTGGCAGGCCATCACCCTGCTCAATCCGCATTTCGCCGTCGGCACCAAGGATCAGGAAGGCTGCCGGATCTTTTACGAGCCGTTGGCGGGATGGGATGGCGACGGCAATTTGGTTCCGATCCTCGCCGCCGAGATTCCGAGCAAGGAGAATCATGGATTGGCCGAAGACGGCCGCTCGGTGGTCTGGAAGCTGAAACGCGGCGTCAAATGGCATGACGGCATGCCGTTCACGGCCGACGATGTCGTCTTCACCTGGGAATATGCCAAAACGCCGGAGACCGCGGCGGTCTCGATCGCCAACTACAAGGACATCACGGTCGAGAAGATCGACGACTTCACCGTCCGCCTCACCTTTGCCAAGCCGACGCCGTTCTGGGCCGATGCCTTTGTCGGCAATTACGGCATGATCATCCCGAAGCATCTGTTCAAGGATTACGTCGGCGCCAGGTCGCGCGAGGCGCCGCACAATTTGAAGCCGGTCGGCACCGGCCCTTATCTGTTCGTGGATTTCAAGCCGGGCGACATGCTCCGCGGCAAGATCAATCCGAACTACCACGTCGCCAACCGGCCGCATTTCGATGAGGTGGAGGTGAAGGGCGGCGGCGACGCGGTGTCGGCGGCGCGCGCGGTGTTGCAGTCCGGCGAATACGACTATGCCTGGAACATGCTGGTCGAAGAGGACATCCTGCTGAAGCTGGAAGCCGCTGGAAAGGGCAGGGTCAACATCACGCCGTCAGGCAATGTCGAGTTCATGTCGCTCAACTCGACTGATCCCGCCGTCGAGGTCGACGGCGAGCGCGCGAGCATAAAGACCAGGCATCCGCTGTTTAGCGATCCGGCCGTGCGCCAGGCCATCAATCTCCTGATCGATCGCGCGTCGATCGAGAAATTCATCTATGGCCGCACGGCGCGGGCCACCCCGAACTTCCTCAACAACCCGGAACGCTTCCGGTCGAAAAACACCAAATTCGAATTCAACATCGAGAAGGCCAACCAGATCCTCGAGGCCGCTGGCTGGAAAAAGGGCGGTGACGGCATTCGCGCCAAGGACGGCAAGCCGCTGAAGTTCGTATTCCAGACCTCGATCAATGCGCCCCGGCAGAAGACCCAGGCCATCGTCAAGCAGGCGTGCCAGAAAGCGGGCATCGACATCGAACTGAAGTCGGTGGTGGGATCGGTGTTCTTCTCCTCGGACGCCGCCAATCCCGATACCTACACGCATTTCTATTGCGACGCGCAGATGTACAACACCACCATGCCGCAGGCCGATCCGCAGTTTTTCATGAACCAGTATGTGTCGTGGCAGATAGCGAACAAGGAAAACAAGTGGCAGGGGCGCAATGTCTCGCGCTGGCAAAGCAAGGAATACGACGAGATCTACAAGCAGGTCGAACGGGAGCTCGACGCGGTGAAGCGCGCGGCGCTGTTCATCAAGCTCAACGACCTCGTCGTAACAGACAATTACATCCAACCCATCGTCTCCCGGAGCCGCGTCGCCGCGCTCGGCAACAAGCTGACCGCGCATATCTCGGGCTGGGACAACGATTTGTGGCAGCTCGCGAGCTGGTACCGGGAAGCGTGA
- a CDS encoding DUF3592 domain-containing protein — protein sequence MPQARLFMEDPTVFLSRLARFALIPIGLLLLLAAGSSVWSTRTWIARAIETPGSVIEMVRLRDSEDKGYVFAPVVRFQTMDGRTIEFQSGLRTNPPAYRTGQTVSVLYDPGVPESAAIRGVFSLWLMPIILAFIGSIFLAIGTAMIMLIRRVARAFDQPPHLTDVVGSPARGQVAVFNRTGS from the coding sequence TTGCCGCAGGCGCGTCTTTTCATGGAAGATCCTACAGTTTTTCTCAGCCGCCTTGCCAGGTTCGCCCTGATACCGATTGGCCTGCTGCTATTGCTCGCAGCGGGCTCCAGTGTCTGGTCAACAAGAACATGGATTGCACGCGCCATTGAAACGCCCGGGTCGGTGATCGAGATGGTGCGCCTGCGCGACAGCGAGGATAAGGGCTACGTGTTTGCGCCAGTCGTGCGCTTCCAGACGATGGACGGTCGTACCATTGAATTTCAGTCCGGGCTGCGCACCAATCCGCCGGCCTATCGTACCGGACAGACTGTCTCGGTGCTCTACGATCCCGGCGTGCCGGAATCGGCGGCCATCCGGGGCGTGTTTTCTCTTTGGCTGATGCCGATCATCCTGGCTTTCATCGGGTCGATCTTCCTGGCGATCGGAACCGCCATGATCATGCTGATCAGGAGGGTGGCGCGGGCCTTCGATCAGCCGCCGCATCTGACTGACGTGGTTGGTTCGCCGGCGCGCGGGCAAGTCGCCGTTTTCAACAGGACAGGTTCATGA